TTAGGCCTTTAGGGGTAGTCGCTACTTGATATAAGAATTTATATATATGGAACTGATCCACGTACATGGGACGCACTCCAAAATTTCCTTAAAATTCCATATCTCCTTTTGGGAAGCAGCCAAGCAGGGTTTATTGGTAGCATCTAATCATGCATGGGGGGTAGAGTTGTGCATCGCACGTAGTACCACGCGGCATCATAAACTATTGATGCTGTCCATGTTCAATCAATTGCGTATCTCTCGTGATGATCAAAGGTTTTTGATTAGGATCCTGATAGaatattataattatatgaGTTCCTCGACGTCATATATGTAGGCCACAAGAGAAGACCAAGAAGAGAAGACGATGTCGATGTCGATGTCTTCTGTTACAAGTTCTTGGAAAGCCTACGGAAAGATAGATGAAGCTGAACAACAGAGGCTGGAAGCACGCCGGAAATCCAGAAAGAGAATCGTCATCATAAGCTTGTCGTCAATCTTCCTTGTGGCCGTCATCGTTGGGGCTGTGGTCGGAACTGTTTCTCATCATCATGATGGCTCCGCAGGTACCGGTGGTGAAGCTGCTTCATCAATTTCGAATTCCATCAAGGCCGCATGTAAAGTGACCTTATACCCAGACTCTTGTTACACCAGTCTCTATGCAATGGTGAATTCAAGTAACTTCGACACCCCAAATCTTGCCAAGTTATCCGTTCAAGTCGCCATGACCGAACTATCTAAAGTCTCGGGTAAAGTGTCACAGCTCCAATCCCAAGGCAAACTTGACAAGATTTCCGCAGCGGCTCTGCAGAACTGTATCGAACTTACGGATCTCGCCATCTATCACCTCAATGACACACTGTACAGCTCCAACTGGGGTCAGCTTACGACGCTTGAAGCAGTGGATGATCTGAGAACATGGCTGAGCGCAGCTGGGACCAACCAGCAGACTTGCCTTGACGGCTTGGAGAATTCATCGCAGGAGTTGCAGGCCACTATGGCCCGATATACCCTAAACTCCACGGAATTCACCAGCAACAGCCTCGCCCTTGTCACCGCTATATCCGATATCGCCAGCTCCATCAATCTGCGACGACGTCGTTTGATGAGTAGTAGTGGTACTACTAGTACTAGTCACAACGTCGATGACAGTGATGGAGAGCACCCAATGCCGAGGTGGCTCACTTCCAAGGACCGAAAGCTACTCCAAAGTAATAGCGCGGCGGCAGATGCGATGGTGGTGATTGTGGCTAAAGATGGCTCCGGCAACTACACCACAATTGGAGCAGCACTTAACGCGTTGCCGGAGAAGAGCAGCAAGAGGATTATCATCCATGTGAAGAAGGGGGTCTACACCGAGAAAGTTATTGTCGACAAGTCTAAATGGAATGTAATGATGGTGGGTGACGGCATGAACGTTTCCATCGTTTCCGGTAGTCTCAATGTTGTCGACGGCACTCCTACGTTCTCAAGTGCTACAGTTGGTAACTTTCCTCATCTTTCCCGGGCCACCCAACTGtattaactctctctctctctctccaatataATGTCCAAAAACTGAACTAAACTGTAATTTCAGCTGTGTTCGGGAAAGGATTCATAGCAAGAGATATAGGATTCCGCAACACAGCAGGTGCAATAAAGCAACAAGCAGTAGCCCTTTTGTCAGCAGCGGACGAATCTGTGTTCTACAGATGCAGCATCGACGCATTCCAAGACACTCTCTATACCCATTCCCTACGACAATTCTATTGTGAATGCGATATTTATGGAACTGTAGACTTCATCTTTGGAAATGCAGCAGTGGTGTTCCAAAACTGCAATATATGGGCGAGGGTACCATTATCTGGCCAACAGAATACCATTACAGCCCAAGGAAAGATTGATCCCAATCAAAACACAGGAATCTCTATACACAACTGCACCATATCAGCCTTTGGAAACTTGGCATCCGTCAACAGTTATCTTGGAAGGCCTTGGAAGAATTATTCTACCACCGTGTACATGCGTTCAACAATGGGAAGCTTCATTAATCCTGCTGGGTGGCTATCATGGATGGGGAATACACCTCCCACCACAATCTTCTACGCTGAGTTTAGGAACTTGGGCCTGGGATCTTCAACCAAGAATAGGGTTAAATGGAAGGGATTGAGGAAACTCACCCTTCGTCAAGCAAGACAATTTACTGTTGGCTCATTTATACAAGGGAACAATTGGCTCCCGCAGGCCGGTGTGACGTACCGATCTGGCATGTGAATATAGATAGTATCATTACTAATAATCCTGATGGGAGggttttttggggtttttatggatttttttcttattattttttgtaaatctgaattattaattttttttttccctctaggtttcttttctttatgtGTGCCaactaaaatcaaattgaaaaataagcattccttttttttttggttaaagaaAAGTATGCATTTGAATTGTTGTATTTTCGTATGAGTTTGGATCCACTATTTCATATGATCATCTGGTAGTACATGTGAGTATCTAATATTTGTCCTACATTTTCTGTCATTATAAGGATGAAGAGAggtatatttaaaaaaagaaaaaaatagaacaatTATTGGATACGTATATGAGATGATGGTATAGGTAGTGGATCCAAATTCTCTTCATATTGATTGTATTAAGATTGTGaaattttaactaattaattaaaaggaaaagaaaaagaaaagggcaagACATTTCCAGCACCCACTTCATTAGTTTATTCAATTCATATTGCGTCTTATGCTATCATTAACTCTCACCTCCTATTCTACGAAATTGAAAATGTTACTAAATGTAGTCCAATATGAGAACCGTTAACAATGGATGAGGTACTCAtccttcacattttttttttgggagggtggGCTAAACTAAAAGAGTAAAGAGTACGCATTGTTGGGCGCAAAGGCTCCTCCAACCATGGAATTGGATTTAACCATATTGTCATACACGCTCCCAACAAGGGGGAATTGACTTTCCCTAagaatacaattaaaaaaaaaaaaaaactccaaaatacAATGATAAATGCAAGTTATTATGCAGGTACGACCAGCTGAACCGCTACTAGAATGTTGGATGTTGTTCTTGCAAATATAGAACAAGCTCTCGACAATTTGACTCCATCAATAATTCTTAAATACAGTTTGAGAGAGTCTATAACAGTCCACTTCTAACTGTCATTGCGTCACCTACCAAATtggagttaaaaaaaaagtagtcCTCTCAGAATATTACAATGCTCACCAGTCCCTAACCCTCCACTGTGATGATTATTTTCTCAAGAGGCATCAGTATATATTGAGCTTAGAAAAGGTAGTAGGCAGATGACACAAGGCTTGTATCGGATTCTCAACCGCCGCTACTGGATGATTCAAGGAATTTTGTCTCGAAGGTTGGAGAGACTTTGAGTGTTCTACTTGAGCGACTTGAATTACTTCCATCGAAGTCTATGTTCTGGTACCAAACACTAGAGTATTACAGCCACACTAAAGATACCACACAATAAAGCTACTAAGATCGGCACATTCCCTACTAGTTTTCTTTCCATAACATTCAAACTAATGTTGCACCATTGAATCCAAACTAGATTAAAATATCCAGATCCAAAATCCAATGAGAAAGAGCACTACCAAACTAAATTGATTGGGCAAATGAGCATGTAAGAAAAATATGGGCCAGGATTAATATAGATAGATATAGAGTATGGTCTATTAATTGATACCATGATTGGATAGTCTTTTGACATCATTAACTCCCACTTCTATTATATGCGATCGAAAACACTACTCCCTAATCCAATGAGACGTACAGTTAGTGTGGTGAAGAGACTCCTCTTTCACcattggtgaaggaaaattgggtcaaaagaaaatttccatCATGGCATCTGTTCGGTTAAattaacaaagaagaagaagaagaagaagccttttttatggttaaaaaactAGCTAGGTTTTGATTTGAGAGAGCCACTCGAGCTGAGTCAAACTTTGTGTGAACCTAGTTAAGAGTCGAGGAGATTATGGGTAGGCTTAAAAATTGAAACGACTTGATCTAGGACGAGTTTTATGAGAATTGATGATTCTGGATGAATTACCGAGTCACATAATGTACTTTTCAAAACATTTTGGCAATTGTTTGGGCTTAAGATATGGTTCTTGATACATAATTGTCATCCAAAAATGAAATGTTCCATTAAGGAATATGGAAGATGGGATTCCttatttttctaattatttAATGGATTCCATTTTTATGCACCACcacatatgtatatatacacaATCGTGCCTTTCAACCGTTCAATGAGAGTGGCTGGTAGAAGTGTAAttacaaatccaaaaaaaaattccatcacTCTCTATTGATTTTGTTTGGCTACGAATTTTGTGTATTCGGCCCCATGCAATTTTCTTCACATAAACGAAGTGTATCTTTattcataattaaaatatatatatatatatatatatataataacaataataaaacaCATCAATTTAACAAAGAAAAATGTGGAGCTACAAACAATGTCCAGAGGGAACACATAACATATATAAAAGAATGTTTGTGAGAGTTAAAATGTTTTGCATTTTTGCATgtcttctctttttgtttttttattttttttatttttttttatttttattttttatagaacTAGATAGaacaacaataaataaataaataaataaatgtcaaaAATATCTTAGTcgaaaccaacccaacccaacccaagtgAAAAAATGTGGAAAACCCATATCCGCATTCTCCCTTTCAATCAAACTCGGTTCCTCAACCTCATCAAAACAAGACATAAATATGATCAGGGAGATCCAACTGAAGCTAAATAAACGTAGGTTAAACATGAGTGTCAAATTAAGTTATGTGGGTTTCATCGATCAAGTAAAGAAGCCTAGTTTGACAGGGGTGCCTGAGTTCTTGATCCAGTCTGTTTGCAAGAAAGGTTCCACAGTGAACTCCTGGGCTTGCTTCTTAGTAATAACCTTATAGCCAGGCCATTTGACTCTGGCTTTAAGGTTAGCTCCCGGTCCTTTGTTATTGTATTCAGCATAAGACAATGTCTTGAGAGCGAAGTCCCCACTCCATGGTAACCAGCCGTCTGGATGGATAAGATCAGAGATAGTTGATTCCATGACGACGGTCCTGGAATACTCCTTCCATGGCCGCCCTAGGTAATTTTTGAACTTTGCTTTCACAGGTTCCAGGTCTGTATCTGGTTGGATGCGGCAATTTTGGAGGACATATCCAGTGGTCTCACGCTTGTCGGTCCTTCCTTGGGCAGTGATGATATTTTGTTGGTTGTCTAAGGGTTTCCtgatcaagatcaagcaattCTGGAAGATTGCAGATGCATCTCCAAAGATGAAGTCTATTGTGCCAGATATCACACAGCTCCGATAGAACTGCCGGTGAGTTTGAGCATATAGTGTGTCTTGGTAACCCTCCATCCTACAATTCAGGAATATCGAACGGTCACCTTGCACCCTGATGGCCACCGCCTGATGCTTTTCTGGACCGGCCGTGTTCCTGAATCCCATTGCTTTTGCTATGAAACCCTCTCCTAATGCCACTGCATGCAATTAAAACAAACATTATTTATGTTAATGCAtggatacatatatatatatatatttatatggttGAAAGAAATTGAATAATGCATAAATGAGAGAGGGTTTTCCAAAGTATAGTGTGGCCCCAGCATCAGCTTGgggaccaatgggagcacacGTAAAAACATCAACAACAGTTGGATTTTCGTTTTTAATGGGGGTGGGATGGTCATTTCACCATTTCTTATGTCTAAGTGTAAAGCCCAGGCTGCCATCTAggctccttttctttttcccataatttaAATACTATAATATACTTTAAATATAACAATGTAAAGATATTGTTTGGAGTGTTTCACATTGATTTTATTCGGGTCTTTGGTGTCCTCATATATTTAACGAGATATCTCCACTTAATTCCTTATGATTAACACTCTAGCATGGTATTAAAGTtgttacaaaaataaaattaaaaataaaatggagcATTAGGCACATTATTAATGATACATTCATGTATGGCCAATCAATCAAAGGAGCCTATATTAGTTGGTTCTATGAGATGCTTCAATATTGAGAATTATTCCAGGTAAGTTTAGGTGTCTTCATATACTTAGTTGGGCCTTCCATTTAATAATTGGAgttttaaggggaaaaaaattgatgatgggCTGGTGCATGAGTAGGTTCGGGCCTGCCATTTAAATTTTGGGAGAAAATTAAAGGTATTGAAGTAGCAAGCTTACCAAAGGATGCAGTCTGGAAGGTCCTAACGCCATCGACGAAGTTCTTGTTTCCTGTGACGATTGTCTTTCTAGATCCGTCTCCGTACATGGTAAGATTTACCATCTCCTTGGTCACAGTCACAGTCTCGTCAAAAATCCCTTCCTTCACATATATCACGTATCTGTATCATATATATAACCCATGTAGACccatttaatatatattttcaaataagttaattttttattaagcaTTAATATGCAAATACTAATTTCTTAAGAGTGGTACTAGTTAATTAAGTTGATGATATGATGATTGAGGTCAAATGAACGTTCATTCCATAAAGAATATGCGAATGgtgagagaaatagagagagagagagagagagagagaccatacAATACATACCGTCCAGTGTATTTTTTAGGCATGGCCGCCAATGCCTCTGAAATGGTCTTGAATTTTCCACTCCCGTCCTTGGCCACCACAACATTAGGCTTGGGCTTGTTGGAGGGGCCCTTCCCTTTAAGCATCCTACGATCCTCATGTGACATCCAGATTGGAAGaccatcctcatcatcatcatcaccaacaTATGATTGTGTCATGGGCCTCATGGTCTCCCTTTGCCCCAGAAGACGACGGCGACGGTCAAATCCCGGAATCTGCAGCGCAGATAGTAAGGAGGTGACCTCGGAGACGATGGCAAGGGCATTACTGGTGAGTTTCTTGGCCTTATCCAACGACTTCTTCATCCCAGTTTTCAACTTGCCATCAGGAAACCCATCGATGCAGGTCTGCTGGTACGATATCACCGCACTCAACCAATTGTTGAGGTCGTGGGACTTGGAGACGAGATTGGTGACATCGGTGCCTTTGCCCACACTGGAGATGGATTCCAGTAGCTCTTCCTTGGCATCCGCAAGGAGTACCTTACAGTCCTCGAACGCATCCTTCTCCGCAGGGTTGCTGAATTTGAATTTAGAGGAGTTGTGGACGGCCTTCTCCACCTCGTCAGCGATCACGGTGATGGAAGCCTTGAGAAGTTCCAAGGGTTTGGGAGAATGGGCGTTGGACGAGGTGTTCTTATTCATTTTGGAGAGGCTGGACTCGCATGCTTGCCTGTAATCCGTAGGTGCACAGATCATCTTGATTGCCTTACTCCACTTTGCTATCTCATTGCCGGAGTCACTCTTTTTGTCATTCTGATCCTGAGAATTCTTGTTCTCCTTGGATTTATTGATGAGCATGACCCCGGAAGCGAGTAGGATGAAAAGAACGAACCCTATCGCTGCAGCAATGGTGATCCTCCTTTTatgcttctcttttctttcagCCTTTCGACGTTCCGATAACATGCCAAAGTCTT
This genomic stretch from Macadamia integrifolia cultivar HAES 741 chromosome 2, SCU_Mint_v3, whole genome shotgun sequence harbors:
- the LOC122071755 gene encoding pectinesterase, producing the protein MAFQDFGMLSERRKAERKEKHKRRITIAAAIGFVLFILLASGVMLINKSKENKNSQDQNDKKSDSGNEIAKWSKAIKMICAPTDYRQACESSLSKMNKNTSSNAHSPKPLELLKASITVIADEVEKAVHNSSKFKFSNPAEKDAFEDCKVLLADAKEELLESISSVGKGTDVTNLVSKSHDLNNWLSAVISYQQTCIDGFPDGKLKTGMKKSLDKAKKLTSNALAIVSEVTSLLSALQIPGFDRRRRLLGQRETMRPMTQSYVGDDDDEDGLPIWMSHEDRRMLKGKGPSNKPKPNVVVAKDGSGKFKTISEALAAMPKKYTGRYVIYVKEGIFDETVTVTKEMVNLTMYGDGSRKTIVTGNKNFVDGVRTFQTASFVALGEGFIAKAMGFRNTAGPEKHQAVAIRVQGDRSIFLNCRMEGYQDTLYAQTHRQFYRSCVISGTIDFIFGDASAIFQNCLILIRKPLDNQQNIITAQGRTDKRETTGYVLQNCRIQPDTDLEPVKAKFKNYLGRPWKEYSRTVVMESTISDLIHPDGWLPWSGDFALKTLSYAEYNNKGPGANLKARVKWPGYKVITKKQAQEFTVEPFLQTDWIKNSGTPVKLGFFT
- the LOC122065832 gene encoding probable pectinesterase/pectinesterase inhibitor 46, giving the protein MSMSMSSVTSSWKAYGKIDEAEQQRLEARRKSRKRIVIISLSSIFLVAVIVGAVVGTVSHHHDGSAGTGGEAASSISNSIKAACKVTLYPDSCYTSLYAMVNSSNFDTPNLAKLSVQVAMTELSKVSGKVSQLQSQGKLDKISAAALQNCIELTDLAIYHLNDTLYSSNWGQLTTLEAVDDLRTWLSAAGTNQQTCLDGLENSSQELQATMARYTLNSTEFTSNSLALVTAISDIASSINLRRRRLMSSSGTTSTSHNVDDSDGEHPMPRWLTSKDRKLLQSNSAAADAMVVIVAKDGSGNYTTIGAALNALPEKSSKRIIIHVKKGVYTEKVIVDKSKWNVMMVGDGMNVSIVSGSLNVVDGTPTFSSATVAVFGKGFIARDIGFRNTAGAIKQQAVALLSAADESVFYRCSIDAFQDTLYTHSLRQFYCECDIYGTVDFIFGNAAVVFQNCNIWARVPLSGQQNTITAQGKIDPNQNTGISIHNCTISAFGNLASVNSYLGRPWKNYSTTVYMRSTMGSFINPAGWLSWMGNTPPTTIFYAEFRNLGLGSSTKNRVKWKGLRKLTLRQARQFTVGSFIQGNNWLPQAGVTYRSGM